The sequence below is a genomic window from Chaetodon auriga isolate fChaAug3 chromosome 8, fChaAug3.hap1, whole genome shotgun sequence.
ACATGGCAGGGGATCAGTCACACTATTAATGTAATGatatatgaaaacaaaagcatttaacAAATCTGCTCATCTTTCAATTTTGTTTCTTATCTGTGTTCTTCATGGACGTAACAAAGATTCTTACAAGTAGAAAATAATTTTAATCATACACTCTATGACAGAACAGTACTGTAAATCAAACCAATAAGAGACTCAATGTCAATGATTGATTAGTGgaaccaacaaacaaaaagtagAGATTTTCCAGTCACCATTGCTGAGGAATTTCCCAGTCTCATTCCCAGCATCCCTCAGAGAGTGATGCAAGTCTGTGCCTGAAAGCAGCCACATGGACTGCAAGTGCCCTCAGTGATGAGGCAACAGTGGTCCAGGTGAGTATAAATAGCAGCACATTTTGCAGACTCACCCATCAGACAGGAGAAGAAGTCAAAGGAGCTGACAAGAGTCACCAAGAGTCAAAGGATTTAACAAGTCATCCACTCAAACCCTCCAAAGATGAAGACGTTCAGTGTTGCAGTTGCAGTGGCCGTCGTGCTGACCTTCATTTGCcttcagcagagctctgctgtcCCAGTCACTGAAGTAAGAACTCcacttcagtcatttcattttcttctcagtgttttgttaaaATACTAAGATGTTGTTCCTAAATGCACCAAATTCATTGACAGgtggcagagctggaggagccaATGAGCCTTGAACATCTGGAGGTGCCAGTGGAATTGTGGACGGTACGTTCAGTTAGCTGAATGAATTAAGTCAAATATCATGAGGTggatgagcagcaggagaatGAACAGAGTGAGAGATGATGCTGGAGATGAACACCCTGCTCATGTCTCTTGTCTTTCACACAGATGCCGTATAGCAACAGAATGAAGCGTCACAGCAGCCCCGCTGGCTGTAGGTTTTGCTGCGGTTGCTGTCCAAACATGCACGGATGTGGTGTCTGCTGCAGGTTCTGAGGATTCTGCACCAGCCTGGAATTTCAACAACAACCACTAAATATTCATTTATGAAGCTTTTATTTATCTGATGGCAATTTAACAGCTTTCAGTTGTACTTGTGGTCGTAAATATCTGAAGATGTGACTCGAATTGGTCGTACTGTGGTTCATGTCACTGCATCATCCACTCTGTGCTAAATATCTGCTGATACAACAGTTTGTTATCACAATAAACTTCAATTTCACTCATATATCACCTGCGACCATGTTCTTTTATCATTGTTTTGGTCTTGCAATAATCTGGAGCCAGTTGTGACACTTAACTTGTCGTTGAACTGTGTCAAATGCATCTCCTGGTTTAGCATTTATATCACAAATAAACGAGAATATCAAGTTATCTCATTGATGAGTTTCCACAATTGCGATATCAATATTCTCAGTCTATTCTCTACATTCATTTTGCTAATATCGTGAATTACATGATATTCAGTAAAGTCAGTCCATGAAAACACCACGTATACCTGTTGGTGTAGTTATTTGTTTCAATCTTGAAAAATCCTCTGGTGCACATGAGGTGACTCATCATTTTTCTTGCAGCAGTGATAGAAAACCTGCAGAACTTTAAGTGAAGATCAACTCAACTTGATTATTGTCTACAATGGTCTCTAGTCTCTGCACAAATGAACATTATCAACATGCTTAGCTTCAGCAAAAGGACTCAAATGTAcctacagtgtctgtgtgagagttaatggaaacatgttgatgttttgcaaCATATTTATACACATTTGTCACAAAGGATGTGATGCAGCTGAattgttttgcagctgcatgAAATTGAGTACACGTGATTTCATCAAGGTGACCACAGAGGGTCATCATGCAGACGGTACTTTTCAATATCAAGCTGCACTTAGAGAATCTTTACTGACAGATTTATGGAAATAGAGACagaacactgaaacagaatTAAAACATATAAAGTAGTGATgcagtttggtgtgtgtgtattctttcCCATTCTTTTGTTGCCTCTCTCAATATCTCCTGTTCTCTCTaacctgtctgctctcactcACTTGTCCTGGAGAAACAGGGTTAGTAAACACCAAATGTAAATGGACTTTGAAATAATTTTTAACAGAAGCTTGAATCCTGTATCACTTCCTGCACACAGTGGACATTCATAcaaatgtttgctgcttttaatgtaGGTGCAACAAATTAAAGCTTTGCTTGAAGTTACTGGACACCAGTGAATACAGCATTGCATACACACTAAGGTTAACTTCaatgagctcaaagctgcatgtttcaaataaagataaagactgaaagacatGTTCACATTGTCATGACGGTTCATCATTTGTACTTAAACATTTGGGTCTGATGTAAAATTAAATGCCATGTCATGCCAAAGTCATGTTGGAGAAAAGTGCTTGGattgactgaaaacatttgttgaTGATAAACAAAGTGACGTGATCATCACGATTGTCAATGATCTGAACATCAGGTTAATACTCTGTCATTATTAGACACATTTTGCCATTTTGGTCACATGAAGAAAGCAGGTGTGACAACACAGTTATCAAAAGAGTCAATTAGGGAATATTGGTGATTACATCATCTGTCTGGAAAAGCTGACGCTAAAGAAAATTCAAATGGCCCCTGTAATAACTGATAGTTTTGTTTCTATATAATGATTTGTCGACAGTTTACTTCATCatgattttattgtctttactgtCATGAATGTAACTCTGTGtcaaatgtttcagtgtgtttgtgaatgtaatATTGATCTGTTCATAACTGATAACATGGCAGGGGATCAGTCACACTATTAACGTAATGTTATATGAAACAAAAGCGTTTAACAAatctgctcttctttcaatATTGTTTCTTATCTGTGTTCTTCATGGACATAACAAAGATTCTTACAAGTAGACAATAATTAAAATCATACACTCTATGACAGAACAGTACTGTAAATCAAACCAACAAGAGACTAAATGTTAATGATTGATTTGTGGagccaacaaacaaaaagtagAGATTTTCCAGTCACCATTCCTGTGGAAATCCCCAGTCTCATTCCCAGCATCCCTCAGAGAGTGATGCAAGTCTGTGCCTGAAAGCAGCCACTGGACTGTCGGTGCTGTCAGTGATGAGGCAACAGTGGTCCAGGTGAGTATAAATAGCAGCACATTTTGCAGACTCAACCATCAGACAGGAGAAGAGGTCAAAGGAGCTGACAAGAGTCACCAAGAGTCAAAGAATTTAACAAGTCATCCACTCAAACCCTCCAAAGATGAAGACGTTCAGTGTTGCAGTTGCAGTGGCCGTCGTGCTGACCTTCATTTGCcttcagcagagctctgctgtcCCAGTCACTGAAGTAAGAACTCcacttcagtcatttcattttcttctcagtgttttgttaaaATACTAAGATGTTGTTCCTAAATGCACCAAATTCATTGACAGgtggaagagctggaggagccaATGAGCCTTGAACATCTGGAGGTGCCAGTGGAAACGTGGACGGTACGTTCAGttaactgaatgaatgaagtcaaaTACCATGAGGTggatgagcagcaggagaatGAACAGAGTGAGAGATGATGCTGGAGATGAACACCCTGCTCATGTCTCTTGTCTTTCACACAGATGCCGTATAGCAGCAGAATGAAGCGTCACAGCAGCCCCGCTCGCTGCAAATTTTGCTGCGGTTGCTGTCCGAACATGCACGGATGTGGTGTCTGCTGCAGGTTCTGAGGATTCTGCACCAGCCTGGAATTTCAACAACAACCACTAAATATTCATTTATGAAGCTTTTATTTATCTGATGGCAATTTTACAACTTTCAGTTGTACTTGTGGTTGTAAATATCTGAAGATGTGACTGGAATTGGTCATACTGTGGTTCATGTCACTGTATCATCCACTCTGCCAAATATCTGCTGATACAACAATTTGTTATCACAATAAACTTCAATTTCACTCAAATATCATGTGTGACCACGTTCTTTTATCATTGTTTTGGTCTTGCAATAATCTGGAGCCAGTTGTGACACTTAACTTGTCGTTGAACTGTGTCAAATGCATCTCCTGGTTTAGCATTTATAtcacaaacaaaccagaatatcAAGTTATCTCATTGATGAATTTCCACAATTGGGATATTAGTATTCTCCGTCTATTCTCTTCAGTCATTATGCTAATATCCTGAATTACATGATATTCAGTAAAGTCAGTCCATGAAAACACCACGTATACCTGTTGGTGTAGTTATTTGTTTCAATCTTGAAAAATCCTCTGGTGCACATGAGGTGACATCATTTTTCTTGCAGCAGTGATAGAAAACCTGCAGAACTTGAAGTGAAGATCAACTCAACTTGATTATTGTCTACAATGGTTTCTAGTCTCTGCACAAATGAACATTATCAACATGCTTAGCTTCAGCAAAAGGACTCAAATGTAcctacagtgtctgtgtgagagttaatggaaacatgttgatgttttgcacCATATTTATACACATTTGTCACAAAGGATGTGATGCAGCTGAattgttttgcagctgcatgAAATTGAGCACACGTGATTTCATCAAGGTGACCACAGAGGGTCATCATGCAGACGGTACTTTTCAATATAAAGCTGCACTTAGAGAATCTTTACAGACAGATTTATGGAAATAGAGACAGAACACTGAAACAGGATTAAAGCATATAAAGTACTGTTgcagtttggtgtgtgtgtattctttcCCATTCTTTTGTTGCCTCTCTCAATATCTCCTGTTCTCTCTaacctgtctgctctcactcACTTGTCCTGGAGAAACAGGGTTAGTAAACACCAAATGTAAATGGACTTTGAAATAATTTTCAATAGACGCTTGAATCCTGTATCACTTCCTGCACACAGTGGACATTCATActtatttttgctgcttttaatgtaGGTGCAACAAATTAAAGCTTTGCTTGAAGTTACTGGACATCAGTGAATACAGCATTGCATACACACTAAGGTTAACTTCaatgagctcaaagctgcatgtttcaaataaagataaagactgaaagacatGTTTACATTGTCATGACGGTTCATTATTTGTACTTAAACATTTGGGTCTGAAGTAAAATAAATGCCATGTGAAGACAAAGAGTCATGTTGAAGAAAAGTGCTTGGATTgactaaaaacaacatgtgaTCATCATGACTGTAGATGATGACTTTCTTCAAAGTAGTTTAATGAAGTGATGGACATCTCAACATCAGGTTCATACTCTGTCATTATAGgagttattttgttattttggtcACATGAAGAAAGCAGGTGTGACATCACAGTTATCAAAAGAGTCAATTAGGGAATATTGGTGATTACATCATCTGTCTGGAAAAGCTGACGCTGAAGAAAATTCAAATGGCCTCTGTAATAACTGATAGTTTTGTTTCTATACAATGATTTGTTGACAGTTTACTTCATCATGATTTCATTGTCTTTACTGTCATGAATGTAactctgtgtaaaatgtttcagtgtgtttgtgaatgtagtATTGATCTGTTCATAACTGATAACATGGCAGGGGATCAGTCACACTATTAACGTAATGTTATATGAAACCAAAAGCATTTAACAAatctgctcttctttcaatATTGTTTCTTATCTGTGTTCTTCATGGACGTAACAGAGACTCTCAGAAGTAGAGAATAATTATAATCATACACTCTATGACAGAACAGTACTGTAAATCAAACCAGTAAGAGACTAAATGTTAGTGGTTGATTTGTGGagccaacaaacaaaaagtagAGATTTTCCAGTCACCATTGCTGAGGAATTTCCCAGTCTCATTCCCAGCATCCCTCAGAGAGTGATGCAAGCCTGTGCCTGAAAGCAGCCGCTGGACTGCAAGTGCCCTCAATGATGAGGCAACAGTGGTCCAGGTGAGTATAAATAGCAGCACATTTTGCAGACTCAACCATCAGACAGGAGAAGAAGTCAAAGGAGCTGACAAGAGTCACCAAGAGTCAAAGGATTTAACAAGTCATCCACTCAAACCCTCCAAAGATGAAGACGTTCAGTGTTGCAGTTGCAGTGGCCGTCGTGCTGACCTTCATTTGCcttcagcagagctctgctgtcCCAGTCACTGAAGTAAGAACTCcacttcagtcatttcattttcttctcagtgttttgttaaaATACTAAGATGTTGTTCCTAAATGCACCAAATTCATTGACAGgtggaagagctggaggagccaATGGGCCTTGAACATCTGGAGGTGCCAGTGGAAACGTGGACGGTACGTTCAGTTAGCTGAATGAATTAAGTCAAATATCATGAGGTggatgagcagcaggagaatGAACAGAGTGAGAGATGATGCTGGAGATGAACACCCTGCTCATGTCTCTTGTCTTTCACACAGATGCCGTATAGCAGCAGAATGAAGCGTCACAGCAGCCCCGCTGGCTGTAGGTTTTGCTGCGGTTGCTGTCCGAACATGCACGGATGTGGTGTCTGCTGCAGGTTCTGAGGATTCTGCACCAGCCTGGAATTTCAACATCAACCACTAAATATTCATTTATGAAGCTTTTATTTATCTGATGGCAATTTTACAGCTTTCAGTTGTACTTGTGGTTGTAAATATCTGAAAATGTGACTGGAATTGGTCGTACTGTAGTCCATGTCACTGTATCATCCACTCTGTGCTAAATATCTGCTGATACTATAATTTATTATCACAATAAACTTAAATTTCACTCATATGTCATGTGTGACCACATTCTTTTatcattgtttttgtcttgcaATAATCTGGAGTCAAATTATATCACAAATAAGCAGAAAATCAAGGTTTGAGGGACCAGTGTGATGCACCCAGAAGCAAAGACATTGTTGTTTGTGTATGATTAAATTAAGTGGTTAAACATGTGTGATGCTCCTGCACTCAAACCTTGTCAAATTCAAGGCTGCACATAAATAATTTTGGAGCGTCTTTatagacagaaagagaaaacctGAGAATAAGACAGAATTAAAAAGAAGCAAGTAATggtgtagtgtgtgtgtccacagataTTAACGTCCAATGCACTCATATTCTCTTCCTTTcatatcatttgtttttttgctcctcttttgttgtgtgtgtctcatctttttctctctgctcagcagtAAACACCAAGCGTAAACTGTGCATtaggttttgttttcatcaacacTTGAGCATGGTCACAGGAGTCGGGTGAGACTGGtgctttcatttccactccAGCGGTGCTCTTCCCAAACTACTCCATTGACAGCACAATGTTTCCATCTCAGCTATGATTTCAGCTCtattcaaaataaatattatgcagaaataagaataataacttgactagaaaacacatttttttttcataagaTAAAATAAGTCATGTAGTGATGCCCACTAGAGGAAACTCATGACCGCACATGATGTGCTAGAGTCCGTTTTGTGGAAAGATTAAGGTATTTTCTTCAAACAAAATCATATGTGTACATCTTTGATAATGAA
It includes:
- the LOC143324982 gene encoding hepcidin-like, coding for MKTFSVAVAVAVVLTFICLQQSSAVPVTEVAELEEPMSLEHLEVPVELWTMPYSNRMKRHSSPAGCRFCCGCCPNMHGCGVCCRF
- the LOC143324322 gene encoding uncharacterized protein LOC143324322, whose protein sequence is MKTFSVAVAVAVVLTFICLQQSSAVPVTEVEELEEPMSLEHLEVPVETWTMPYSSRMKRHSSPARCKFCCGCCPNMHGCGVCCSCMKLSTRDFIKVTTEGHHADVIHSNPPKMKTFSVAVAVAVVLTFICLQQSSAVPVTEVEELEEPMGLEHLEVPVETWTMPYSSRMKRHSSPAGCRFCCGCCPNMHGCGVCCRF